The Astatotilapia calliptera chromosome 17, fAstCal1.2, whole genome shotgun sequence genome has a segment encoding these proteins:
- the ifrd1 gene encoding interferon-related developmental regulator 1 produces the protein MPRNKKKNRGGQHGAVQPFSDEDASIETLSHCSSFSDATSVADEGGETNEDSAQQDFQYKLKGFIDSTVDKSAKTRQGALDGLKTAMATRILYEFISERRMTITDSIERCLKKGKGEEQRAAASLACLLCIQLGSGIESEEVFKTLKPIFKNILADGSANIQARQAVATSLGLCTLVAEDDILDVQATMECFENLFTRSYAKADGTCPSISPQMSQLHTNSLRSWALLLTICSSSQLKDILQKHLLKLQRLLESDDVNMRIAAGETIALLFELARDIDSDFEFDGWDELCDKLNALATDCNKHRAKTDKRKQRSVFRDVLKAVEEGAFQSETIRFGTERMNIDSWVRKRTYDAFREFVGSGMNYHLQANEFIRDVFELGPPMLVDSATMKAMKISRFERHLHNSAAFKARTKARSKFRDKRVDVGEF, from the exons ATGCCGAGGAACAAGAAAAAGAATAGGG gggGCCAGCATGGGGCTGTGCAGCCTTTTAGTGATGAGGATGCCTCCATTGAGACCCTCAGTCATTGCAGCAGCTTCAGTGACGCCACCAGTGTAGCAGATGAAG gtggCGAGACCAATGAGGATTCAGCCCAGCAGGATTTCCAGTATAAACTGAAGGGGTTCATAGATAGCACAGTAGATAAGAG tgctAAGACGAGACAGGGGGCACTAGATGGGCTTAAGACGGCAATGGCTACACGCATCCTGTATGAGTTCATCTCAGAGAGAAGGATGACCATCACAGACAGTATTGAACGCTGCCTCAAGAAAG GCAAAGGTGAGGAGCAGCGAGCAGCAGCTTCTTTAGCCTGTTTGCTGTGCATCCAGCTGGGCTCAGGAATTGAGAGCGAGGAGGTGTTCAAGACGCTGAAACCGATCTTCAAAAACATCCTGGCAGATGGATCAGCCAACATACAAGCCAGACAGGCT GTAGCAACAAGTCTGGGCCTCTGCACATTAGTTGCTGAGGATGACATATTG gATGTGCAAGCGACCATGGAGTGTTTTGAGAACCTGTTCACCCGGTCCTATGCAAAGGCGGATGGCACTTGTCCTTCGATCAGTCCTCAAATGAGCCAGCTCCACACAAATTCTCTGCGGTCCTGGGCACTGCTGCTCACAATCTGCAGTTCCAGCCAGCTCAAAGACATCCTGCAGAA ACACCTTCTTAAACTGCAGAGGTTGCTCGAGAGTGATGACGTGAACATGAGGATTGCAGCTGGGGAGACTATTGCTCTGCTTTTTGAGCTGGCCAGGGACATCGATTCT gattttgaatttgatggctgGGATGAACTTTGTGATAAACTGAACGCGTTGGCCACAGACTGCAACAAGCACAGAGCCAAGACTGACAAGAGGAAGCAGCGCTCGGTGTTTAGGGACGTTCTCAAAGCTGTTGAG GAGGGGGCCTTCCAATCTGAGACCATTCGCTTTGGCACAGAGCGAATGAACATTGACAGCTGGGTCAGAAAGAGGACATACGATGCCTTCAGAGAATTCGTGGGCTCTGGAATGAACTACCACCTACAG GCAAATGAATTCATCAGAGACGTGTTTGAACTGGGACCACCTATGCTGGTTGATTCAGCCACCATGAAGGCCATGAAAATCTCTCGCTTTGAAAGG CATCTTCACAACTCTGCTGCATTCAAGGCTCGGACCAAGGCCAGAAGCAAGTTCAGAGACAAGAGGGTGGACGTGGGAGagttttaa